A single genomic interval of Chitinophaga sp. 180180018-3 harbors:
- a CDS encoding phosphatidylinositol-specific phospholipase C, translated as MKPKALFLALVACSLFSCKKDMLTPSGITDTKLQTQTQAGVTLATSLNAWLGVIADNTSLNNISIPGTHDSGARFEPIGGTAKCQNLTIREQLDAGTRFLDIRCRHIGDAFAIHHGSIYQNMNFTDVLNAVYDFLAANPTETVVMSVKEEYDPTNNTRSFEQTFDSYSQLNPSKWYLSATVPTLGSVRGKIVLLRRFGASATPKGIDATNWADNTTFSINNGDANLRVQDQYVVPDNNGKWTSITNLLTEAKNGDQSVLYVNFTSGYKSLIFGIPSITTVSNAINPQINTYFTNNTHGRYGIIPMDFAASDRNTLIINTNF; from the coding sequence ATGAAACCAAAAGCCCTTTTTCTTGCACTCGTGGCATGTTCTCTTTTTAGTTGTAAAAAAGATATGCTAACTCCTTCCGGCATTACAGACACCAAACTGCAAACTCAGACCCAGGCGGGAGTAACGTTAGCCACATCTCTCAACGCCTGGTTAGGTGTTATTGCCGACAACACCAGTCTGAACAACATTTCCATCCCCGGCACGCACGATAGCGGTGCGAGGTTTGAACCTATAGGCGGCACTGCCAAATGCCAGAACCTGACTATCCGGGAGCAGCTGGATGCAGGTACCCGTTTCCTCGATATCAGGTGCCGGCATATCGGCGATGCGTTTGCCATTCATCATGGTTCTATTTACCAGAACATGAATTTTACAGACGTATTAAATGCGGTGTATGATTTTCTTGCAGCCAATCCTACTGAAACAGTAGTGATGAGCGTGAAGGAAGAATATGATCCTACCAACAACACCAGGTCGTTTGAACAAACATTCGACAGCTATTCACAACTGAATCCGTCGAAATGGTACCTCAGCGCAACAGTGCCAACGCTCGGCAGCGTAAGAGGAAAGATTGTGCTGTTAAGAAGATTCGGAGCATCCGCAACACCGAAAGGAATAGACGCTACCAACTGGGCCGACAATACGACCTTTTCTATCAACAATGGCGATGCCAACCTGCGTGTACAGGATCAATATGTAGTGCCTGACAACAACGGTAAATGGACCAGCATCACCAATCTGCTTACGGAAGCAAAAAATGGCGACCAGTCTGTGCTTTACGTCAACTTCACCAGCGGTTACAAATCATTGATCTTTGGTATCCCCAGCATTACTACAGTATCCAATGCTATCAATCCGCAGATAAACACTTATTTCACCAATAATACCCATGGAAGATATGGCATTATACCTATGGATTTTGCTGCCTCCGACAGAAATACACTGATTATAAATACCAATTTTTAG
- a CDS encoding DUF6596 domain-containing protein has translation MEEEQDSLKELFKQEFSKMVAVISKLFGLEHIENAEDIVSETFLLASETWGVKGVPANPTAWLYAVAKQKILYLFRRSKIFDRKVKPGLAAMQETQEENEEMIFSPENIQDSQLQMLFAVCNPAIASEAQIGLALRILCGFGIDEIAEAFLSNKETINKRLFRAKEKLRTEQVKMEMPSGNEVSKRLDNVLHVIYLLFSEGYYSQTQHKILRHELCEEAMRLGLLLTGSERTNLPKTNALMALMCFHASRFNARQAADDHLVLYEEQDESLWNLALIRQGIYYLQQSAAGEEITSYHLEARIAYWHCIKHDVPGKWEDILFLYDQLLQINFSPVVALNRIFALYKVKGAAVALTAALEVPMEQNHFYHLLLGELYQSSDKHKAITHLEKAFVLAKTATEKQGIRKKIDQLTGC, from the coding sequence ATGGAAGAGGAACAGGATTCATTAAAAGAGTTATTTAAACAGGAGTTCTCGAAAATGGTAGCTGTCATCAGCAAACTTTTCGGGCTGGAACATATTGAAAATGCAGAAGACATCGTCAGCGAAACTTTTCTGCTGGCGTCGGAAACCTGGGGAGTCAAAGGTGTTCCGGCGAATCCTACTGCCTGGCTTTATGCGGTAGCCAAGCAGAAAATCCTGTATCTCTTCAGGCGTAGCAAAATCTTTGACCGTAAAGTAAAGCCGGGTCTGGCCGCCATGCAGGAAACGCAGGAAGAAAATGAAGAAATGATCTTCTCTCCTGAAAATATCCAGGACAGCCAGCTGCAAATGCTGTTTGCAGTTTGTAACCCTGCTATTGCCAGTGAAGCACAGATAGGGCTGGCACTGCGTATCCTCTGCGGTTTCGGGATCGATGAAATAGCAGAGGCGTTTCTTTCCAATAAAGAAACTATTAACAAGCGTTTGTTTCGCGCAAAAGAAAAACTGAGAACAGAACAGGTGAAGATGGAAATGCCTTCAGGCAATGAGGTCAGTAAACGATTGGATAACGTATTGCATGTTATCTATCTGCTGTTCAGCGAAGGATATTACTCACAGACACAGCATAAGATCCTCCGGCACGAGCTGTGTGAAGAAGCTATGCGCCTCGGATTGCTGCTTACCGGAAGCGAGCGCACCAACCTACCCAAGACCAATGCACTGATGGCGCTCATGTGTTTTCACGCATCGCGGTTCAATGCACGCCAGGCGGCAGATGATCACCTGGTATTGTATGAAGAACAGGATGAATCGTTGTGGAATCTTGCACTGATACGGCAGGGGATCTATTATCTGCAGCAATCCGCTGCCGGAGAGGAAATCACCTCTTATCACCTGGAAGCAAGAATTGCCTACTGGCATTGTATCAAACATGATGTTCCCGGTAAATGGGAAGATATACTATTCTTATACGATCAGCTGCTACAGATTAATTTCTCGCCGGTAGTAGCGCTCAACAGGATATTTGCGTTGTATAAGGTTAAAGGGGCAGCCGTTGCCTTAACAGCTGCACTGGAAGTACCGATGGAACAAAATCATTTCTATCATTTATTACTGGGCGAGCTATACCAGTCATCAGATAAACACAAAGCAATAACACATCTTGAAAAAGCATTTGTGCTCGCTAAAACAGCAACAGAAAAACAGGGCATACGGAAAAAAATTGATCAGCTCACCGGCTGCTGA
- a CDS encoding YciI family protein → MKDFALLFRQPDYDYSNYSPAEFQALTRKWQDWIGNLVGQGRLEEHGVRLAQEGKVLRAGGVITDGPFVEIRERLGSFVIVKAENLEEATTLAHGCPVLDKGGSVEIRPVMG, encoded by the coding sequence ATGAAGGATTTCGCATTATTATTCCGCCAGCCGGATTACGATTACAGCAATTATTCCCCTGCTGAATTTCAGGCGCTTACCAGGAAATGGCAGGATTGGATAGGTAACCTGGTAGGCCAGGGAAGACTTGAAGAGCATGGAGTACGTCTGGCACAGGAGGGTAAGGTACTCAGGGCAGGCGGCGTCATTACCGATGGTCCATTTGTAGAGATCCGTGAACGTTTGGGAAGCTTCGTCATTGTGAAAGCAGAGAACCTGGAGGAAGCCACCACCCTGGCTCATGGGTGCCCCGTACTGGATAAGGGCGGCAGCGTAGAAATCAGGCCTGTTATGGGGTAA
- a CDS encoding carboxymuconolactone decarboxylase family protein, producing MEQRINFLEKGAKGLKALNSLGMYINSCSIERPLQHLIHFRVSQINGCAFCLDMHAKDLRHEGETEQRLYMLNAWRESPCYTDRERAALAWAEAVTRLSNQQVPDDVYEQARQQFSEEELLDLTFSVIAINNYNRLNIAFKTKAGNYQPGQFANA from the coding sequence ATGGAACAGAGAATTAATTTTCTTGAAAAAGGTGCCAAAGGATTAAAAGCATTAAACAGCCTGGGAATGTATATCAATTCATGCTCTATTGAAAGGCCTTTGCAGCATCTGATTCATTTTCGTGTATCACAGATCAATGGTTGTGCTTTTTGTCTGGATATGCATGCAAAAGATCTTCGCCATGAGGGAGAAACAGAACAACGTCTTTATATGCTAAATGCCTGGAGAGAGTCACCTTGCTACACTGATCGCGAACGGGCTGCGCTGGCATGGGCAGAAGCTGTTACAAGGCTCAGCAATCAGCAGGTGCCTGATGATGTATATGAACAGGCGCGGCAACAATTTTCAGAAGAGGAACTGCTTGATCTTACGTTCTCAGTGATTGCCATTAACAACTATAACAGGCTTAATATTGCGTTTAAAACAAAAGCAGGGAATTATCAGCCAGGCCAGTTTGCCAATGCGTAG
- a CDS encoding metalloregulator ArsR/SmtB family transcription factor: MKTSVTDPFQAIGDPSRRQILMLLSSNSLTINELAVNFDMSRPAVSKHIKILQSAGFISIEDIGRERYCILNQQGFHDLQEWIDHFDRFWTHKMRKLSQLLDEKAKKR, translated from the coding sequence ATGAAAACATCCGTAACAGATCCGTTTCAGGCCATAGGAGACCCGAGCAGGCGGCAGATATTAATGTTGCTTTCCAGCAACAGTCTTACTATCAATGAACTGGCAGTGAATTTTGACATGAGCCGGCCTGCAGTTTCCAAACATATTAAGATATTACAATCCGCTGGTTTCATCTCCATTGAGGACATAGGCCGGGAGCGTTACTGCATATTAAACCAACAGGGGTTCCATGATCTGCAGGAATGGATAGATCATTTCGACCGGTTCTGGACTCATAAGATGAGAAAGCTCTCTCAACTACTGGATGAAAAGGCTAAAAAACGCTGA
- a CDS encoding SRPBCC domain-containing protein has protein sequence MQKDIKQTWELSHDAATVWEFLTRQELIQEWLMENNFQPVVGHKFQFHTRPKIKMGFDGHIYCEVLEVLPMQRLSYSWRGGPGNGKITLDSVVTWTLTPSANGTTLILEHKGFKGLRNYLPYIFMNEGWRSKIRKRFTTLLNNAAMGPQTSH, from the coding sequence ATGCAGAAAGATATCAAACAAACCTGGGAGCTTTCCCACGATGCCGCCACGGTCTGGGAGTTTCTGACCCGGCAGGAGCTGATACAGGAGTGGCTGATGGAAAACAATTTTCAACCGGTAGTAGGCCATAAATTCCAGTTCCACACCAGGCCTAAAATAAAGATGGGGTTCGACGGGCATATCTACTGCGAAGTATTGGAGGTATTGCCTATGCAACGCCTTTCATATTCGTGGCGGGGCGGGCCTGGTAACGGGAAAATTACGCTGGATTCTGTGGTTACCTGGACGCTCACTCCCAGTGCCAATGGCACCACGCTTATACTTGAGCACAAAGGCTTCAAAGGACTGAGGAATTATCTCCCTTACATTTTCATGAATGAAGGCTGGAGAAGTAAAATAAGAAAGAGGTTTACCACTTTACTGAACAATGCGGCTATGGGCCCTCAAACAAGCCACTGA
- a CDS encoding DUF4397 domain-containing protein: MRFFQIAGWCCLLLLPGACKKEVDMSWEQQTAAAQINFYNASYSLIGQSTANQRGNMILIDSRDTTYTPRIDMRDAKYPYFQNPVNFGNSYPYTQRTQWISYMRFTAGTHRLYLLDTSKTILDSSAVQLYNDRAATVFYADSLGSYRMLIVNDAFTPADGKIGLRIVNLNPTDGNVFITINKAIPAALPASTHYGDHTPFIPLDITRMDTLKIKVYQPGDTSRFLARTSVEVVPGHAYTLLISGYGNQAPGNYKDRASGRTVGISFNFSIVPIKNF, translated from the coding sequence ATGCGTTTTTTTCAAATAGCCGGATGGTGCTGTCTGCTACTATTGCCTGGCGCCTGTAAAAAGGAAGTGGATATGAGCTGGGAACAGCAAACGGCTGCAGCGCAGATCAATTTCTATAATGCCTCGTATTCGCTGATCGGGCAGTCTACTGCCAACCAGCGTGGCAATATGATATTAATCGATAGCCGCGATACTACCTACACGCCGCGGATAGATATGCGGGATGCAAAGTACCCGTACTTTCAGAATCCTGTCAACTTCGGAAATTCATACCCTTACACACAGCGTACACAATGGATCAGCTATATGCGCTTCACCGCCGGCACACATCGTTTATACCTGCTGGATACCTCCAAAACGATCCTCGACAGTAGTGCTGTGCAGCTGTACAACGATCGCGCCGCCACGGTATTTTACGCCGACAGCCTCGGCAGTTACCGCATGTTGATCGTGAATGATGCTTTCACTCCTGCTGATGGTAAAATAGGTTTGCGTATTGTGAATCTGAATCCTACCGACGGCAATGTATTTATTACCATCAACAAGGCGATACCGGCTGCACTACCCGCCTCCACACACTATGGCGATCATACGCCTTTTATTCCGCTGGATATAACGCGAATGGACACACTGAAAATAAAAGTTTATCAACCGGGAGATACCTCTCGCTTTCTGGCACGTACGTCCGTGGAAGTTGTTCCCGGTCACGCCTATACGTTGCTGATCAGTGGATATGGCAACCAGGCGCCCGGGAATTATAAAGACCGTGCGAGTGGCCGTACCGTAGGCATCTCCTTTAATTTTTCCATCGTTCCGATCAAAAATTTCTAG